Proteins encoded within one genomic window of Prauserella marina:
- a CDS encoding MFS transporter, which yields MRTTAATTSPRRVAMASLIGTTIEWYDYFIYGLAAAMVFGPLFFPEFSSAAGTLAAFATFSVGFLSRPLGGIVMGHFGDKVGRKSMLVISLMMMGIATVGIGLLPTYSAIGVWAPILLVTFRLIQGVGVGGEWGGAVLMAVEHAPARKRSFYGSFPQMGVPAGLILANLAFLGITAGISEEAFLAWGWRIPFLLSAALVVVGIVIRFSITESPDFEKMKRDKTEEKMPVITVLKRNPKEVALAAGTLIGINAVSYIFMTYLLSYSTSVLDLPRTQILIFVLVASVAWLVVIPAASVVADRRGNRPVMLLGSVGMVIASLALFPLVDTAIPALILIALFCVAVVKGMVHGPLAALYADLFPAEIRYSGVSLAYQIGAILGGGFAPTIATGLYASFGSSVPITMYLGLTTIVGLTCVYLIGRRRTPGAAAPASAEKATLSA from the coding sequence GTGAGAACCACCGCAGCCACCACCTCACCACGCCGCGTGGCGATGGCGAGTCTGATCGGCACGACCATCGAGTGGTACGACTACTTCATCTACGGCCTCGCCGCCGCGATGGTGTTCGGACCGCTCTTCTTTCCCGAGTTCTCCTCGGCAGCCGGAACACTCGCAGCCTTCGCGACCTTCTCGGTCGGCTTCCTCAGCCGCCCGCTCGGCGGCATCGTCATGGGCCACTTCGGTGACAAGGTCGGCCGCAAGTCGATGCTCGTCATCTCACTCATGATGATGGGCATCGCCACGGTCGGTATCGGCCTGCTGCCCACCTACTCGGCGATCGGCGTGTGGGCTCCGATCCTGTTGGTGACTTTCCGGCTCATCCAGGGAGTCGGTGTCGGCGGCGAATGGGGCGGTGCCGTACTGATGGCCGTCGAACACGCGCCTGCCCGCAAACGCAGCTTCTACGGGAGCTTCCCGCAGATGGGGGTACCGGCGGGGCTGATTCTGGCCAACCTCGCCTTCCTCGGCATCACTGCGGGCATCAGCGAGGAGGCATTCCTCGCCTGGGGCTGGCGAATCCCGTTCCTGCTCAGCGCGGCGCTCGTGGTCGTCGGCATCGTCATCCGCTTCTCCATCACCGAGAGCCCCGACTTCGAGAAGATGAAGCGGGACAAGACCGAGGAGAAGATGCCGGTCATCACGGTGCTCAAGCGCAACCCGAAGGAGGTCGCGCTCGCCGCCGGAACACTGATCGGCATCAACGCCGTCAGCTACATCTTCATGACCTACCTGTTGTCCTACTCGACCTCGGTACTCGACCTGCCCCGCACCCAGATCCTGATCTTCGTGCTCGTCGCCTCCGTGGCGTGGCTGGTGGTCATTCCGGCCGCCTCGGTCGTCGCCGACCGGCGCGGCAACCGGCCGGTCATGCTGCTGGGCTCCGTCGGCATGGTCATCGCCTCGCTCGCCCTGTTCCCGCTCGTCGACACCGCGATTCCCGCGCTGATCCTCATCGCGCTCTTCTGCGTCGCCGTGGTCAAGGGCATGGTGCACGGACCGCTGGCCGCGCTGTACGCCGACCTGTTCCCCGCCGAGATCCGCTACAGCGGGGTGTCGCTGGCCTACCAGATCGGCGCCATCCTCGGCGGCGGGTTCGCCCCGACGATCGCGACCGGCCTCTACGCGAGTTTCGGTTCCTCGGTGCCGATCACGATGTACCTCGGGCTGACCACGATCGTCGGCCTCACCTGTGTCTATCTGATCGGGCGCAGGCGCACTCCCGGCGCCGCCGCACCGGCCTCGGCGGAGAAGGCGACCTTGAGCGCGTGA
- a CDS encoding aromatic-ring-hydroxylating dioxygenase subunit beta: MPAEHSAEYSMFTDPDVAGAVELIWREARLLDRRAYGEWEKLWAPGGHYVIPIDPDTTDFESTLNLVYDDERMRRMRVERLTGGHSISASAAATTVRTVSGFVVESVAPGRVRLSSAQVLVAHKRSATTVLAAELTHEVEFGTTGPALALKVVRLVNAREAVTASGYLL; encoded by the coding sequence ATGCCGGCTGAGCACAGTGCTGAGTACAGCATGTTCACCGATCCCGACGTGGCCGGTGCCGTCGAGCTGATCTGGCGCGAAGCGAGGTTGCTTGACAGGAGGGCCTACGGGGAATGGGAGAAACTGTGGGCGCCCGGCGGCCACTACGTGATCCCGATCGATCCTGACACGACGGACTTCGAGTCCACATTGAACCTCGTGTATGACGACGAGCGGATGCGAAGGATGCGCGTCGAGCGGCTCACCGGAGGCCATTCCATCTCCGCGTCGGCCGCCGCGACCACGGTGCGCACGGTGTCGGGGTTCGTCGTCGAATCGGTGGCGCCCGGCCGGGTGCGGCTGAGCTCGGCGCAGGTTCTCGTCGCGCACAAGCGATCGGCGACCACCGTGCTCGCCGCCGAACTGACCCACGAGGTGGAGTTCGGCACCACCGGCCCCGCGCTGGCGCTCAAGGTGGTGCGGCTGGTCAACGCGCGGGAGGCCGTGACGGCGTCGGGATACCTGCTGTGA
- a CDS encoding response regulator transcription factor, whose protein sequence is MPVMVMGDQPGTVRTGGSGDAGEASARSTVVYVVDDDEQLCASLAWLLESVHIEAWCFTDVAAFLAAYDPLRPACLVLDVRMPDVSGFQLQETLNAAGAVLPIVFVSAHGDIRMSVRALQRGAVDFLEKPYDPQHMLDVVQEALRTARSRFSVAATARDLTARIDCLTQREREILGHLIEGLPSKSIAVKLGISVKTVDVHRTRIREKTGARSITTLVRDLLQAGVTPPAS, encoded by the coding sequence ATGCCGGTGATGGTCATGGGCGACCAGCCGGGCACGGTGCGCACCGGTGGTTCCGGCGATGCCGGTGAAGCGAGCGCGAGAAGCACCGTCGTCTACGTCGTGGACGATGACGAGCAACTGTGCGCTTCCCTGGCGTGGTTGCTGGAATCGGTGCACATCGAGGCGTGGTGTTTCACCGACGTCGCCGCGTTCCTCGCCGCCTACGACCCGTTGCGGCCCGCGTGCCTCGTGCTCGACGTGCGGATGCCGGACGTCAGCGGGTTCCAGTTGCAGGAGACGCTGAACGCGGCCGGAGCAGTGCTGCCGATCGTGTTCGTCTCGGCGCACGGCGACATCAGAATGTCGGTGCGCGCGCTGCAACGGGGCGCCGTGGACTTCCTTGAGAAACCCTACGATCCCCAGCACATGCTCGATGTCGTGCAGGAGGCGTTGCGCACGGCGCGATCCCGGTTCTCGGTCGCGGCGACGGCGCGTGACCTCACCGCCCGGATCGACTGCCTGACCCAGCGTGAACGCGAGATTCTCGGCCACCTCATCGAGGGACTGCCGAGCAAGAGCATCGCCGTGAAACTCGGGATCAGCGTCAAGACCGTCGACGTGCACCGCACCAGAATCCGGGAGAAGACCGGAGCGAGGAGTATCACCACGCTGGTCCGCGACCTGCTACAGGCCGGTGTCACACCCCCGGCGAGTTGA
- a CDS encoding PAS domain S-box protein produces the protein MEELGLADYRRLIQSLKYCVLLHDAHTKDIIWANTAACELLGFTVDELKPLKAPDMSANARQYRRDIGRAWLQRAADHGMSATEWCYRAKSGEEIITEAIAIRVDLPSRPIVMVQFRDIAEEKAVQHDLFRTEGRLRAFLSNLVEGIVVLDDDGVITFASESAAKLLHTSVGDLTGTDFTTFCHPESVPVLRGIIARTYRGTGSEDARYRLVARDGSVRWYAGSCQYLDIESDLRGYLVLFHDISDRVAEEEEHRRDRQHLDHLARYNAMGDMAMAIAHELSQPLAAAFNFVEGVRGRLGGGETRADKLLWGLDNATLQIERASQIITSLRQYVVRLEQSMQLADLNAIVEDCLYFIELRAGEQGVALSTSLAEQPLPVRCEKVLIGQVVMNLAFNAIDEMAARPAAERGVDIVTRRDGDEVELAVIDYGNGLSAAARRRVFEGVFTSKEHGNGIGLALSHRIISRHNGTLGVTENRPRGAVFSFVLPLADGNEAGHPRQG, from the coding sequence GTGGAAGAACTCGGTCTCGCCGATTACCGGCGGCTGATCCAGTCGCTGAAGTACTGCGTGCTACTGCACGACGCGCACACCAAGGACATCATCTGGGCCAACACCGCCGCGTGTGAACTGCTCGGGTTCACCGTCGACGAGCTGAAACCGCTCAAGGCGCCCGACATGAGCGCCAACGCCCGGCAGTACCGGCGCGACATCGGAAGGGCGTGGCTGCAACGCGCCGCCGACCACGGGATGAGCGCGACGGAATGGTGCTATCGCGCGAAAAGCGGTGAGGAGATCATCACCGAGGCCATCGCGATCAGGGTCGATTTGCCTTCCCGCCCGATCGTCATGGTGCAGTTCCGCGACATCGCGGAGGAGAAGGCCGTCCAGCACGACCTGTTCCGTACCGAGGGCAGGTTGCGGGCCTTCCTGAGCAACCTCGTCGAGGGCATCGTGGTGCTCGACGACGACGGCGTGATCACCTTCGCCTCCGAATCGGCCGCGAAACTGCTGCACACCAGCGTCGGCGACCTCACGGGTACCGACTTCACCACGTTCTGTCACCCGGAGTCCGTCCCGGTGCTGCGCGGCATCATCGCGCGTACCTACCGGGGAACCGGTTCGGAGGACGCGAGATACCGGCTCGTCGCGAGAGACGGCAGTGTGCGCTGGTATGCGGGCAGTTGCCAGTATCTCGACATCGAGAGCGATCTGCGTGGCTACCTGGTGCTCTTCCACGACATCTCCGACCGGGTCGCCGAGGAGGAGGAGCACCGCAGGGACCGGCAGCACCTCGACCACCTCGCCAGGTACAACGCCATGGGTGACATGGCGATGGCCATCGCGCACGAGCTGAGCCAGCCGCTGGCGGCGGCGTTCAACTTCGTGGAGGGAGTGCGGGGACGGCTTGGCGGAGGGGAGACGCGAGCCGACAAACTGCTCTGGGGTCTCGACAACGCCACGCTCCAGATCGAGCGGGCCAGCCAGATCATCACGAGCCTGCGGCAGTACGTGGTGCGCCTCGAACAGTCGATGCAGCTGGCCGATCTCAACGCCATCGTGGAGGACTGTCTCTACTTCATCGAGCTGAGGGCTGGTGAGCAGGGCGTCGCGCTCTCGACCAGCCTCGCGGAGCAGCCGCTGCCGGTTCGCTGCGAGAAGGTCCTCATCGGGCAGGTCGTCATGAACCTCGCCTTCAACGCCATCGACGAGATGGCGGCGAGACCGGCCGCCGAGCGCGGAGTCGACATCGTCACACGCCGCGACGGCGACGAGGTGGAGCTGGCCGTCATCGACTACGGCAACGGGCTGTCGGCCGCGGCGCGGCGGAGGGTGTTCGAAGGGGTTTTCACCTCGAAGGAACACGGCAACGGTATCGGGCTCGCGCTCAGCCACCGCATCATCAGCAGGCACAACGGCACCCTCGGCGTGACGGAAAACCGCCCGCGAGGGGCGGTTTTCTCGTTCGTGCTTCCGCTGGCCGACGGCAACGAGGCGGGTCACCCCCGGCAGGGGTGA
- a CDS encoding aromatic ring-hydroxylating oxygenase subunit alpha — protein MSAVRPENPAGLVRPDQVDVALYTDPALFERELDRIFERTWVWVAHESEIPERGDFKSAMVGRQPVLVTRDRKGGINVVVNRCRHRGASVCDKPKGNANGFTCPYHAWSYALDGTLRGIPYPDRYEDIVEKKDLPLRRLKVDSYAGMVFASFNEDVEPLVDFLGEATVWIDRFMKQGAGYPIKVQGEYRFRFNGNWKIQLENTTDWYHFPIVHRSWMASVDAETASMLSVMTNEGNYVRSLGNGHSVAVSVPEHVDLDEDDGTEQLQERFSHVVEELSTEMEPEKVRRIVRSMHGAGFNLNLFPNVAMSMSFFRVLQPISVNETEIRHVALGLDGGPEIVNRERLRIHEHFQGPFGFGSPDDAEAWERVQLGAAGGPELPILVNRGYGQEQPTEDGGTLAHVTDENGMRESYAMWKRMMSDAG, from the coding sequence ATGAGCGCGGTACGCCCGGAAAACCCGGCCGGTCTTGTCCGTCCCGACCAGGTCGACGTCGCGCTCTACACCGATCCCGCGCTGTTCGAGCGCGAACTGGACCGCATCTTCGAGCGGACTTGGGTGTGGGTGGCGCACGAGAGCGAGATCCCCGAACGCGGTGACTTCAAGTCCGCGATGGTGGGCCGCCAGCCGGTGCTGGTCACCCGTGACCGCAAGGGCGGGATCAACGTCGTCGTCAACAGGTGCAGGCATCGCGGTGCCAGCGTGTGCGACAAACCGAAGGGCAACGCCAACGGATTCACCTGCCCCTACCACGCCTGGTCCTACGCGCTCGACGGAACGTTGCGAGGAATTCCCTATCCCGACCGCTACGAGGACATCGTCGAGAAGAAGGATCTCCCGCTCCGGCGGCTCAAGGTCGATTCGTACGCGGGCATGGTCTTCGCCAGCTTCAACGAGGATGTCGAGCCACTGGTGGACTTTCTCGGCGAGGCGACGGTCTGGATCGACCGGTTCATGAAGCAGGGCGCCGGATATCCGATCAAGGTGCAGGGCGAATATCGGTTCCGGTTCAACGGGAACTGGAAGATCCAGCTGGAGAACACCACCGACTGGTACCACTTTCCGATCGTGCACCGCTCGTGGATGGCCTCGGTCGACGCGGAGACGGCCAGCATGCTGTCGGTCATGACGAACGAGGGCAACTACGTACGCTCGCTCGGCAACGGGCACAGCGTCGCGGTGTCGGTGCCGGAACACGTCGATCTCGACGAGGACGATGGCACCGAACAGTTGCAGGAGCGGTTCAGCCACGTCGTGGAGGAACTGTCCACGGAGATGGAACCGGAGAAGGTACGCAGGATCGTGCGCTCGATGCACGGCGCCGGATTCAACCTCAACCTCTTCCCCAACGTCGCGATGTCGATGTCGTTTTTCCGGGTACTGCAACCGATTTCGGTCAACGAGACCGAGATCAGGCACGTCGCGCTCGGTCTCGACGGCGGCCCGGAAATCGTCAACAGGGAGCGGCTGCGGATCCACGAGCATTTCCAGGGGCCGTTCGGCTTCGGAAGTCCCGACGACGCCGAGGCGTGGGAACGGGTTCAGCTCGGCGCCGCGGGAGGCCCGGAGCTGCCGATCCTGGTGAACAGGGGATACGGCCAGGAGCAGCCCACCGAAGACGGCGGAACGCTCGCGCACGTCACCGACGAGAACGGCATGCGCGAGAGCTACGCGATGTGGAAGAGGATGATGTCCGATGCCGGCTGA
- a CDS encoding acyl-CoA dehydrogenase family protein has protein sequence MDGAGEVDGYFTSMAHEQLRAEVRSFAETEVSPLVADMESARAIHYVLSRRIAEQGWIGVTIGPEYDGMGLGHLAKTIIIEELSRISGAMGAMVQASQLGVAKILHFGNEEQKQRWLPAVASGACLPTIAVTEPDSGGHVLGMTATARRDGDDYLLNGRKVFVGNSHIGDLHGVVVRTGKGSKGLSAFLVEPDRPGFRLGEYQPSMGLHGFSFGELIFEDCRVPSHCLLGAEGDGLAVAYSSSILYGRPNLTAVSLGIHQAIVERTVRFAIEHQRYGQSLAELPAVKQKLGQLQSQLMTARLVAYHAARLLDKGIPCDAELMNAKLVNVESSLDSARTAMEVFAAHGLSPDQQIERFVRDAHHIYAPAGTSDVQRLRLAETALGTSKGQWSQRLSDQLTHSSAGLRLPVAVPAGG, from the coding sequence TTGGACGGCGCCGGCGAGGTGGACGGGTACTTCACGAGCATGGCTCACGAGCAGCTTCGCGCAGAGGTCAGGAGCTTCGCCGAGACCGAGGTGTCGCCGCTGGTCGCCGACATGGAATCGGCGAGGGCTATCCACTATGTACTGTCCAGGCGGATCGCCGAGCAAGGCTGGATCGGAGTGACGATCGGGCCGGAGTACGACGGGATGGGGCTGGGGCATCTCGCCAAGACGATCATCATCGAGGAGCTGTCGAGGATCAGCGGCGCCATGGGTGCGATGGTGCAGGCATCGCAGCTCGGCGTGGCGAAGATCCTGCATTTCGGCAACGAGGAGCAGAAGCAGCGGTGGCTCCCCGCCGTCGCCTCGGGGGCCTGCCTCCCCACGATCGCCGTGACGGAACCGGATTCCGGCGGTCACGTACTCGGGATGACCGCCACGGCCCGCAGGGACGGCGACGACTATCTCCTCAACGGCAGGAAGGTCTTCGTCGGCAACAGCCACATCGGTGACCTGCACGGTGTCGTCGTCCGCACCGGAAAGGGCTCGAAAGGACTCTCCGCCTTCCTCGTCGAGCCCGACCGGCCGGGGTTCCGGCTCGGCGAGTACCAGCCTTCCATGGGACTACACGGATTCAGCTTCGGTGAACTGATCTTCGAGGACTGCAGGGTGCCCTCGCACTGCCTGCTCGGCGCCGAAGGAGACGGCCTCGCCGTCGCCTACTCCTCCAGCATCCTCTACGGCAGACCGAACCTGACCGCCGTCTCGCTCGGCATTCACCAGGCCATCGTCGAGCGCACGGTCCGGTTCGCGATCGAACACCAGCGTTACGGCCAGTCGCTTGCGGAACTTCCCGCCGTCAAACAGAAACTGGGACAGCTCCAATCCCAGCTCATGACGGCCAGGCTGGTCGCCTATCACGCGGCGAGGCTGCTCGACAAAGGCATTCCGTGCGACGCCGAGCTGATGAACGCCAAACTCGTCAATGTCGAGTCCTCATTGGACTCGGCGAGGACCGCCATGGAGGTGTTCGCCGCGCACGGCCTCTCCCCCGACCAGCAGATCGAACGCTTCGTCCGCGACGCCCACCACATCTACGCCCCGGCGGGTACCTCGGACGTGCAACGGCTACGGCTCGCCGAGACGGCGCTGGGAACCAGCAAGGGCCAGTGGTCCCAGCGCCTTTCCGATCAGCTCACGCATAGTAGTGCCGGCTTGCGGCTTCCTGTTGCTGTTCCCGCTGGTGGATGA
- a CDS encoding nuclear transport factor 2 family protein — translation MVDQRERVRDTITRYLRLCDVPRADGERGELAELFTDDVVWEGVGTTYADKFGATRGRQAVVDMVGSYLPPNPHFESNVHILGQGTIEVNGASAAGCWLMQQISHYRTGERELMVARLEVDFLLTPRRALISHFRTQRLTEAALPG, via the coding sequence ATGGTGGACCAGCGAGAGCGCGTTCGTGACACGATCACCCGCTACCTCAGATTGTGTGACGTACCGAGAGCCGACGGTGAGCGCGGAGAGCTGGCCGAGCTGTTCACCGATGACGTGGTATGGGAGGGCGTCGGCACCACCTACGCGGACAAGTTCGGGGCCACGAGGGGAAGGCAAGCCGTCGTCGACATGGTCGGCTCCTACCTGCCGCCGAATCCGCACTTCGAGTCGAACGTGCACATTCTCGGCCAGGGCACGATCGAGGTGAACGGGGCGAGCGCGGCCGGATGCTGGCTGATGCAGCAGATTTCCCATTACCGGACGGGAGAGCGCGAACTCATGGTGGCCAGGCTGGAGGTCGACTTCCTGCTGACGCCGCGACGCGCGCTGATCTCCCATTTTCGTACCCAGCGGCTGACCGAGGCCGCGCTCCCGGGTTGA
- a CDS encoding GAF domain-containing protein produces MNFEVTDDRILTAPEDPEVSQRMARLRSLGLGDQPDKVFDEFATRLATITGAPFAMVNFINDRQQYFAGLYTPSAARTGGALEAVQGSVHADPGREMGLDHGFCPHVVVRRKALVLDDVCDYPRFAGNPVVDKLGIRSYLGAPLIDRTGTALGTICVVATEPRPWGRPGLETIKSLASELTDLIHQREQQQEAASRHYYA; encoded by the coding sequence ATGAACTTCGAGGTGACCGACGACCGCATCCTGACCGCTCCCGAGGATCCCGAGGTCTCCCAGCGGATGGCGAGGCTCCGGTCGCTGGGGCTGGGGGACCAGCCGGACAAGGTGTTCGACGAGTTCGCGACGAGGCTCGCCACGATCACCGGTGCGCCGTTCGCCATGGTCAACTTCATCAACGACCGGCAGCAGTACTTCGCGGGCCTGTACACGCCGTCCGCGGCGAGGACCGGTGGCGCGCTTGAGGCGGTGCAGGGGTCCGTGCACGCCGATCCAGGCAGGGAAATGGGCCTCGATCATGGGTTCTGCCCGCACGTCGTGGTGCGCCGCAAGGCACTCGTGCTCGACGATGTGTGCGACTATCCGCGGTTCGCGGGTAATCCGGTCGTCGACAAGCTTGGCATCCGGTCCTACCTCGGTGCGCCGCTGATCGACCGCACCGGGACGGCGCTGGGCACGATCTGCGTGGTGGCGACCGAACCGCGCCCGTGGGGGCGGCCCGGTCTGGAGACCATCAAGTCGCTCGCCTCCGAGCTGACCGACCTCATCCACCAGCGGGAACAGCAACAGGAAGCCGCAAGCCGGCACTACTATGCGTGA
- a CDS encoding GTP-binding protein has translation MVSDASDFFPTQFKILVAGGFGVGKTTFVGAASEIEPLTTEERLTTASVGIDNVTGVESKTTTTVAMDFGRITFLAENMVLYLFGTPGQDRFWFMWDELSRGALGAVVLADTRRLQDCFAAVEFFERRGIRFLVAINEFDNAYRYHAADVRAALDLNPRVPLLRCDARDTQSANGVLITLVEHIVETLPTTVEHNAAHEIRS, from the coding sequence ATGGTCTCCGACGCCTCTGACTTCTTCCCTACCCAGTTCAAGATCCTCGTCGCCGGAGGGTTCGGCGTCGGCAAGACGACGTTCGTCGGCGCGGCAAGCGAGATCGAGCCGTTGACGACGGAGGAGCGGCTGACGACGGCCAGCGTGGGCATCGACAACGTCACCGGTGTCGAGTCCAAGACCACCACCACGGTGGCCATGGACTTCGGCCGGATCACGTTTCTGGCCGAGAACATGGTCCTGTACCTGTTCGGCACCCCGGGGCAGGACCGGTTCTGGTTCATGTGGGACGAGCTGTCCAGGGGCGCGCTCGGCGCGGTCGTGCTTGCCGACACTCGCCGGTTGCAGGACTGCTTCGCCGCCGTGGAGTTCTTCGAGCGGCGGGGCATCAGGTTCCTCGTCGCCATCAACGAATTCGACAACGCCTACCGTTACCACGCCGCCGACGTGAGGGCCGCGCTGGATCTCAACCCCCGAGTGCCGCTACTGCGCTGCGACGCCCGCGACACCCAGTCGGCCAACGGTGTGCTGATCACGCTCGTCGAGCACATCGTCGAGACCCTTCCCACCACCGTCGAGCACAACGCCGCACACGAGATTCGGAGCTAG
- a CDS encoding roadblock/LC7 domain-containing protein, protein MADDLTWLLRRLVDTVPHTRSALLLSSDGIPKFWHGLDNDGADTLAALASGLCSLAQQVGTRFSGGDGVRQVVSELGEVILLVTAASEGTVLTVLAGRDVDTGILSYEMGRLRTQVPAYLATPTRYRGAPGYAD, encoded by the coding sequence ATGGCCGATGACCTGACCTGGCTTCTTCGCCGTCTCGTCGACACGGTTCCGCACACCCGCAGTGCGTTGCTGCTGTCCTCGGACGGGATCCCGAAGTTCTGGCACGGGCTCGACAACGACGGCGCCGACACACTCGCGGCGCTGGCCAGCGGTTTGTGTTCGCTCGCCCAGCAGGTCGGCACCCGGTTCAGCGGGGGCGATGGGGTCAGACAGGTCGTCTCGGAGCTGGGCGAGGTGATTCTGCTGGTCACCGCGGCCAGCGAGGGGACCGTGCTGACGGTGCTCGCGGGCAGGGACGTCGACACCGGCATCCTGAGTTACGAGATGGGCAGGCTGCGCACCCAGGTTCCGGCATATCTCGCGACGCCTACCCGGTATCGCGGCGCTCCGGGATACGCGGACTGA
- a CDS encoding acyl-CoA dehydrogenase family protein yields MTRTQHSASSQEQDSVSEPTFEEVLANVALRREEFTARRHVPRDMIDEFKRVGVYRAATPKRFGGDALAPAEFLRMVERISEVDASAGWVASFGSATTYLAALPLATQERLFADGPDLTFAGGLFPLQPAERVDGGFLVNGTWRFASGCKGADVLGVGIGPAGDGSAKPRTAILRPEDVTIVENWDVVGLEGTGSHDLRVENVVVDQDWTFIRGGEVTVDEPLYRYPTVAYAAQVLAVVNLGVARAALDYAIRVGAGRKGITGAPKPADRPYYRSAVATAEARLRSARAFFYETTGEVYASIVAGNPATDEQIAMLRLAAVHVAKTGFAVVRAAYEVCGTSAIYSANEMQRYLRDASVVVQHAFLSEGMYDGAGAVLMGLTPFPGFL; encoded by the coding sequence ATGACGCGAACGCAACACAGCGCGAGTTCCCAGGAACAGGACTCGGTTTCCGAGCCGACCTTCGAGGAAGTCCTCGCGAATGTCGCGCTCCGGCGCGAGGAGTTCACCGCGCGGCGTCATGTTCCGCGCGACATGATCGACGAGTTCAAGCGCGTTGGCGTTTATCGCGCGGCGACGCCGAAACGGTTCGGCGGAGACGCGCTGGCACCGGCCGAGTTCCTCAGGATGGTCGAGCGGATATCCGAAGTGGACGCCTCGGCCGGCTGGGTCGCGAGCTTCGGCTCGGCGACCACCTACCTCGCCGCGCTCCCACTCGCGACACAGGAGCGGTTGTTCGCCGACGGTCCCGATCTCACCTTCGCCGGTGGCCTCTTCCCGTTGCAGCCGGCCGAACGGGTGGACGGCGGTTTTCTGGTGAACGGCACGTGGCGGTTCGCAAGTGGCTGCAAGGGCGCCGACGTGCTCGGCGTCGGCATCGGCCCGGCCGGTGACGGATCGGCCAAGCCGAGGACGGCGATCCTGCGGCCGGAGGACGTGACGATCGTCGAGAACTGGGACGTGGTGGGCCTTGAGGGGACGGGAAGCCACGACCTGAGGGTCGAGAACGTCGTCGTCGATCAGGACTGGACGTTCATCCGCGGCGGTGAGGTCACCGTGGACGAACCGCTCTACCGCTATCCGACGGTTGCCTACGCGGCGCAGGTGCTCGCCGTTGTCAACCTCGGCGTCGCGAGGGCGGCGCTGGACTACGCCATCAGGGTCGGCGCGGGCAGGAAGGGCATCACCGGTGCCCCCAAACCGGCCGACCGGCCCTACTACCGCAGCGCCGTCGCCACCGCGGAGGCCCGGCTGCGCTCGGCGAGGGCGTTCTTCTACGAGACCACCGGCGAGGTGTACGCCTCGATCGTCGCGGGCAACCCGGCCACCGACGAACAGATCGCGATGCTGCGGCTGGCAGCGGTCCACGTGGCGAAGACGGGCTTCGCCGTCGTGCGCGCCGCCTACGAGGTCTGTGGCACCTCGGCGATCTACTCGGCCAACGAGATGCAGCGCTACCTCAGGGACGCCTCGGTGGTCGTACAGCACGCGTTTCTCTCCGAAGGCATGTACGACGGCGCGGGAGCCGTGCTCATGGGGCTCACGCCCTTTCCCGGCTTCCTGTAG
- a CDS encoding DUF742 domain-containing protein — translation MPDSDEPPVADLGDELWVRPYTVTNGRTHPSAALDLMSQVRATGRGRIAPGSLGFEHAQALRLCNSPTSVAEVAAHLRQPVMVVKVLLSDLIESGAVTARMPITDFDAADPNLLEALLNGLRRL, via the coding sequence ATGCCCGATTCCGACGAACCTCCGGTCGCCGACCTCGGCGACGAACTGTGGGTCCGCCCTTACACGGTGACCAACGGCCGGACGCATCCCAGCGCCGCACTCGACCTGATGTCACAGGTGCGGGCGACGGGACGGGGCAGGATCGCCCCCGGCAGCCTGGGTTTCGAGCACGCGCAGGCACTGCGGCTGTGCAATTCGCCGACGTCCGTCGCCGAGGTCGCCGCACATCTGCGGCAGCCGGTGATGGTGGTCAAGGTGTTGCTTTCCGACCTGATCGAGTCGGGCGCGGTCACTGCTCGCATGCCGATCACCGATTTCGACGCAGCCGACCCGAACCTACTGGAAGCGCTCCTCAATGGTCTCCGACGCCTCTGA